Proteins from one Desulfovibrio sp. Fe33 genomic window:
- a CDS encoding alkaline phosphatase family protein produces the protein MPDACILILLDGLGDRSHPALGNRTPLQAAATPCMDRLASLSATGLYHATLFGQPLPSENAHFALFGGLPDEFPGRGALEALGAGIDLGPDDVALLAHFAHVGPDAHNNLILLHDKSPMAQDEAETLFAALPPFERDGVTATLHPVGGLFGVLVLRGVVSPFVTDTNPMEDGRPLPRPLPLRDHADDPAARRTAEFLTAYLSRAHRILAELPLNRERERSGGIPANGLVTQRAGRLKPCPTLRERYGLRGLSIATGVMYAGLARFTGMDFLKADDTGDPGADLAARVRLALERAGDYDFIHVHTKTPDQAAHGKSPEAKVRVIESLDRGLAEVADDILADPRLLLAVTADHSTPSSGALIHSGEPVPLMFAGEGVRRDATSAFDEIAVAGGALGCMRGREFLFTVLNHLDRARLAGIHDTPDPVEYWPGDHPPFTLDPQE, from the coding sequence ATGCCTGACGCCTGCATCCTCATCCTGCTCGACGGACTGGGCGACCGTTCCCACCCGGCCCTCGGCAACCGCACCCCGCTCCAGGCAGCGGCCACGCCCTGCATGGACCGGCTGGCTTCCCTGTCGGCCACCGGCCTGTACCACGCCACCCTTTTCGGCCAGCCCCTTCCCTCTGAGAACGCCCACTTCGCCCTGTTCGGCGGGCTGCCCGACGAATTTCCCGGCCGCGGCGCGCTGGAGGCGCTGGGCGCGGGCATCGACCTCGGCCCGGACGACGTGGCCCTGCTCGCCCATTTCGCCCATGTCGGGCCGGACGCCCACAACAATCTCATCCTGCTCCACGACAAATCGCCCATGGCCCAGGACGAAGCGGAAACTCTCTTCGCCGCCCTGCCTCCCTTCGAGCGCGACGGCGTGACCGCCACCCTCCATCCCGTGGGCGGACTCTTCGGCGTCCTTGTCCTGCGCGGCGTGGTTTCGCCCTTCGTCACGGACACCAACCCCATGGAGGATGGACGTCCGCTGCCCCGCCCCCTGCCGCTCCGGGACCACGCCGACGACCCGGCGGCCCGGCGCACGGCCGAATTCCTGACCGCGTACCTGTCCCGTGCACACCGCATCCTCGCAGAACTCCCTCTCAACCGAGAACGCGAACGCTCGGGGGGTATTCCGGCCAACGGCCTCGTCACACAGCGGGCCGGGAGGCTCAAGCCGTGCCCAACCCTGCGCGAACGATACGGGCTTCGGGGACTGTCCATCGCCACAGGAGTCATGTACGCCGGGCTGGCCCGGTTCACGGGCATGGATTTTCTCAAGGCCGACGACACCGGTGATCCGGGCGCGGACCTGGCCGCCCGGGTGCGGCTCGCCCTGGAGCGGGCGGGCGACTACGACTTCATCCACGTGCACACCAAGACCCCGGACCAGGCCGCACACGGCAAGTCTCCGGAAGCCAAGGTGCGGGTCATCGAATCCCTGGATCGAGGCCTCGCCGAGGTGGCGGACGACATCCTCGCCGATCCGCGCCTGCTCCTGGCGGTGACCGCCGACCACTCCACCCCGAGCAGCGGCGCGCTCATCCATTCGGGCGAGCCGGTGCCGCTCATGTTCGCGGGGGAAGGCGTACGCCGGGACGCGACCTCCGCGTTCGACGAAATAGCCGTGGCCGGAGGCGCGCTAGGCTGTATGCGGGGACGCGAATTCCTGTTCACGGTCCTCAACCATCTCGACCGCGCCCGCCTGGCCGGTATCCACGACACGCCCGATCCCGTTGAATACTGGCCGGGCGATCACCCACCGTTCACCCTTGATCCCCAGGAGTGA
- a CDS encoding nicotinate-nucleotide adenylyltransferase, which translates to MHPLGFIHGRFQVLHNDHLAYLLAGKKLCARLIIGVTNPDAATTRDEATDPDRSARENNPLTYEERKAMIEAALVEAGVNRHEFSVVPFPINCPDLLKDRAPRDAVYYLTIYDDWGREKLRRFQSLGLTTHVMWERKESEKGISGTDVRAAIRDGLEWRSMVPPAVAYLVKKWHLAERLRGM; encoded by the coding sequence ATGCACCCGCTCGGTTTCATTCACGGACGTTTCCAGGTCCTGCACAACGACCACCTGGCCTACCTGCTGGCCGGGAAAAAACTGTGCGCCAGGCTGATAATCGGCGTGACCAACCCGGACGCGGCCACCACGCGAGACGAGGCCACCGACCCCGACCGGTCGGCCCGGGAGAACAATCCGCTCACTTACGAAGAGCGCAAGGCCATGATCGAAGCGGCCCTGGTGGAGGCCGGGGTGAACCGCCACGAATTCTCCGTGGTTCCCTTTCCCATCAACTGCCCGGACCTGCTCAAGGACCGCGCCCCGCGCGATGCGGTGTACTACCTGACCATCTACGACGACTGGGGCAGGGAAAAACTGCGGCGGTTCCAAAGCCTGGGCCTGACCACGCACGTCATGTGGGAGAGGAAGGAAAGCGAAAAGGGAATCAGCGGCACGGACGTGCGCGCGGCCATCCGCGACGGCCTGGAATGGCGCTCCATGGTGCCTCCGGCGGTCGCGTACCTGGTGAAGAAATGGCATCTCGCCGAGCGGCTGAGAGGAATGTGA
- a CDS encoding rhomboid family intramembrane serine protease, whose amino-acid sequence MIPIRDNVPRVTRPYAVAAIIAVNALVFLFVANLPPQSLARVYHLFGVVPARFFEPGWAAWAGYPDTMGWPFLTYMFLHGGWLHVILNMWMLWIFGDNIEDVTGHGWFVLFYVLCGLAAVAMHMAFERTSPMPVVGASGAVAGIMGAYIVLYPHGRVLTLVPVFFFPFIFRIPASLFLGFWFVTQLLSGVYATAAGTEEVAWWAHVGGFVTGIILIRWFRRPGHCRYCYNRDTKDYDPENETPPSA is encoded by the coding sequence GTGATTCCCATTCGCGACAATGTGCCGCGCGTGACACGGCCCTACGCCGTGGCGGCCATTATCGCGGTGAACGCCCTGGTGTTTCTTTTCGTCGCGAATCTGCCGCCGCAGTCCCTGGCCCGGGTCTATCATCTTTTCGGAGTGGTCCCCGCGCGGTTCTTCGAGCCGGGCTGGGCGGCCTGGGCAGGCTATCCGGACACCATGGGATGGCCGTTTCTGACCTACATGTTCCTGCACGGGGGCTGGCTGCACGTCATCCTCAACATGTGGATGCTGTGGATATTCGGGGACAACATCGAGGATGTCACCGGCCACGGCTGGTTCGTGCTTTTCTATGTGCTTTGCGGACTGGCGGCCGTGGCCATGCACATGGCCTTCGAGCGGACCTCGCCCATGCCCGTGGTGGGGGCTTCGGGGGCCGTTGCCGGTATTATGGGGGCGTATATAGTGCTATATCCGCACGGACGGGTTCTGACGCTGGTTCCCGTCTTTTTCTTCCCTTTCATCTTCCGTATTCCGGCGTCGCTGTTCCTGGGATTCTGGTTCGTCACGCAACTTCTTTCCGGAGTGTACGCAACAGCGGCGGGCACCGAGGAAGTGGCCTGGTGGGCGCACGTGGGTGGATTCGTCACCGGCATCATCCTCATCCGCTGGTTCCGCAGGCCCGGTCATTGCCGATACTGCTACAACCGCGATACCAAGGACTACGACCCTGAGAATGAGACTCCGCCTTCCGCATAG
- a CDS encoding BON domain-containing protein, with translation MRRSTPSAHCALILCLALSSIAWTPWGAIYGSARDERSVGDQAADKQISLTIKTALADKDSALALKVHVYCFLGQVYLVGAINDKGFRSFAAKTAKGTSGVKKVTQHFVAETDTTSADLELTAKVRSALIANGDLSSTQIEQEVMNGEVVLIGMVRTKADAALAVKVAKSVQGVRKVTSFLIPSK, from the coding sequence ATGCGTCGATCCACACCGTCCGCTCATTGCGCGCTGATTCTATGCCTGGCTCTCTCATCCATCGCCTGGACACCCTGGGGGGCCATCTACGGAAGCGCGCGCGATGAACGCAGCGTCGGCGACCAGGCCGCGGACAAACAAATTTCCCTGACCATTAAAACGGCCCTGGCGGACAAGGACTCGGCCCTGGCCCTCAAGGTCCACGTCTACTGTTTCCTGGGGCAGGTTTATCTGGTCGGCGCGATCAACGACAAGGGATTCCGGAGTTTTGCCGCAAAGACGGCGAAGGGCACATCCGGGGTGAAGAAAGTCACCCAACACTTCGTGGCCGAGACGGACACCACATCGGCCGACCTGGAGCTGACGGCCAAGGTACGCTCGGCGCTCATCGCCAACGGCGACTTGAGCTCCACGCAAATCGAACAGGAAGTCATGAACGGCGAAGTAGTCCTGATCGGCATGGTCAGGACCAAGGCGGACGCGGCCCTGGCCGTGAAGGTGGCCAAGTCCGTGCAAGGCGTGCGCAAGGTCACATCCTTCCTGATCCCCTCGAAATAG
- a CDS encoding DnaJ C-terminal domain-containing protein: MEYRDYYKLLGVPRSASKEEISKAFKKLARKYHPDLNPNDKEAENKFKEINEAYEVLKDEKKRKLYDQFGSNWEHGQNFQPPPGYENVHFSSGGGFGGGGAGFSDFFETIFGGGGGGGFRGGFHQGGFSQGDFGGGYQPRPRRGADSEASYELSLEEAYRGGKKSISLQEQTAGPDGYPRMTTKTLEVTVPAGIKDGQKIRLAGQGNPGMNGGPKGDLYLKIRLMPHHMFKVSESDVILDLPLAPWEAALGTTARIPTLDGAVEMKIPPGIGSGKKLRIKGRGLGSGAKKGDQYVRIMIQVPERLTAEERDLFEQLQKTSAFKPRSF; the protein is encoded by the coding sequence ATGGAATATAGAGATTATTACAAACTCCTCGGAGTGCCGCGTTCCGCTTCCAAGGAAGAGATCAGCAAGGCTTTCAAGAAGCTGGCCCGAAAGTACCATCCCGATCTCAATCCGAACGACAAGGAAGCCGAGAACAAATTCAAGGAGATCAACGAAGCCTACGAAGTCCTCAAGGACGAAAAGAAGCGTAAGCTTTACGACCAGTTCGGCTCGAACTGGGAGCATGGCCAGAACTTCCAGCCGCCGCCGGGCTATGAGAATGTCCACTTCAGCTCAGGCGGAGGGTTCGGAGGCGGGGGAGCAGGCTTCTCCGACTTCTTCGAGACCATCTTCGGCGGCGGTGGGGGCGGCGGTTTTCGCGGCGGCTTCCATCAGGGCGGCTTCTCGCAGGGCGATTTCGGCGGCGGCTACCAGCCCCGTCCGCGCAGGGGCGCGGATTCCGAGGCGTCCTATGAACTGTCTCTTGAAGAGGCGTACCGGGGCGGCAAGAAGTCCATTTCCCTGCAGGAGCAGACCGCCGGGCCGGACGGATACCCGCGCATGACCACCAAGACGCTGGAAGTCACGGTGCCCGCGGGCATCAAGGACGGCCAGAAGATTCGTCTGGCGGGCCAGGGCAATCCCGGCATGAACGGCGGCCCCAAGGGCGACCTGTATTTGAAGATACGGCTTATGCCGCATCACATGTTCAAGGTGTCGGAATCCGACGTCATCCTCGATCTGCCCCTTGCTCCCTGGGAGGCGGCGCTCGGTACCACCGCGCGCATCCCCACCCTGGACGGGGCCGTGGAGATGAAGATTCCGCCGGGCATCGGCTCGGGCAAGAAGCTGCGCATCAAGGGCAGGGGCCTTGGTTCGGGCGCCAAGAAGGGCGACCAGTACGTGCGTATCATGATCCAGGTCCCCGAGCGGCTTACCGCCGAGGAGCGCGACCTGTTCGAACAGTTGCAGAAGACTTCGGCCTTCAAGCCGAGAAGTTTTTAG
- a CDS encoding YheT family hydrolase, whose translation MPVLPIPDYRPPFPFASGHLATLYPPLFRLAPLTAPETERVELADSDFLDLDWHRSRTGESNRLVIVSHGLEGDSRRKYVLGMAVMANKAGWDAACWTQRGCGEEPNRLPRSYHSGETGDLHEIILHCLSTGKYDKVVLIGFSMGGNQTLKYLGENPGRVPREIAGAMAVSTPCDLSGAERVISAHHVYFEYFMRGLRRKMREKGERFPELVDASKLKGVRTLRDFDDRFTAPLGGFEDADDYYAKASSLQFLRSIRVPTLLVNAQNDPFLTPSCFPVTEAMSNPHLFLEIPLHGGHVGFVSKNRENVYWSERRAKAFLSEIPA comes from the coding sequence ATGCCCGTACTGCCCATCCCCGATTATCGGCCGCCCTTCCCGTTCGCCTCGGGCCATCTGGCCACCCTGTACCCGCCGCTCTTCCGGCTCGCGCCCCTGACCGCGCCCGAAACCGAGCGCGTAGAGCTGGCGGACTCGGACTTCCTGGACCTGGACTGGCACCGCTCTCGCACCGGCGAGAGCAACAGGCTGGTCATCGTCAGCCACGGCCTTGAAGGCGACTCCCGGCGCAAATACGTCCTCGGCATGGCGGTCATGGCCAACAAGGCGGGCTGGGACGCCGCCTGCTGGACCCAACGCGGCTGCGGCGAGGAGCCCAACCGGCTGCCTCGCTCCTACCACTCAGGCGAGACCGGCGACCTGCATGAGATCATCCTCCACTGCCTGTCCACGGGCAAATACGACAAGGTGGTCCTCATCGGTTTTTCCATGGGCGGCAACCAGACCCTCAAATACCTGGGCGAGAACCCCGGCCGGGTGCCCCGGGAAATCGCCGGGGCCATGGCCGTGTCCACGCCCTGCGACCTGAGCGGAGCCGAGCGGGTCATTTCGGCCCACCACGTCTATTTCGAATATTTCATGCGCGGCCTGCGCCGCAAGATGCGCGAAAAGGGAGAACGGTTCCCGGAGCTGGTGGACGCGTCCAAACTCAAAGGCGTCCGCACCCTGCGCGACTTCGACGACAGGTTCACCGCACCTCTCGGCGGCTTCGAGGACGCGGACGACTATTACGCCAAGGCGTCCTCCCTTCAATTCCTGCGGTCCATCCGGGTGCCGACCCTGCTGGTCAACGCCCAAAACGACCCGTTCCTGACGCCGTCCTGTTTCCCGGTGACCGAAGCCATGTCCAACCCGCACCTGTTCCTGGAAATACCCCTCCACGGTGGACACGTCGGTTTCGTCTCCAAAAACAGGGAAAACGTGTATTGGTCCGAGCGACGGGCCAAAGCGTTCCTGAGCGAAATTCCGGCCTGA
- a CDS encoding PHP domain-containing protein, producing MLIDLHVHSTCSPCSVLKPSEILAHARAKGLDGVCITDHDTMSILTQCREGFQPDGLLVIVGMEYTTDQGDYLVFGDVRTLPAGLSAERLLPRVRELGGAAVAAHPCRVWRPADPAVFERRLCGIAEVRNGRNSDAENEKALQLASGHDMIAVAGSDAHTLAELGRCPTRFTVPVNSARDLVDALNRGQCRPAASHRSAA from the coding sequence ATGCTGATAGACCTTCATGTCCACTCCACCTGTTCGCCGTGCAGCGTCCTCAAGCCGTCCGAGATTCTTGCCCATGCCAGGGCGAAGGGACTCGATGGCGTGTGTATCACCGATCACGACACCATGTCCATTCTGACGCAATGCCGGGAGGGGTTTCAGCCCGATGGGCTGCTTGTGATCGTGGGAATGGAGTACACCACGGACCAGGGCGATTACCTCGTATTCGGAGATGTTCGGACGCTGCCCGCCGGACTGTCCGCGGAAAGGCTGCTCCCCCGGGTGCGCGAGCTGGGCGGCGCGGCCGTTGCGGCCCATCCGTGCCGCGTTTGGCGTCCGGCGGACCCGGCCGTCTTCGAGCGGAGGCTGTGCGGTATCGCCGAGGTCAGGAACGGGCGCAACTCCGACGCGGAGAATGAAAAGGCCCTGCAACTGGCCTCGGGGCACGACATGATCGCTGTGGCCGGTTCCGACGCCCACACCCTCGCCGAGTTGGGCCGGTGCCCGACGCGTTTCACCGTGCCGGTCAACTCCGCCCGCGACCTGGTCGACGCCCTCAATCGGGGCCAGTGCCGTCCCGCCGCTTCGCATCGTTCGGCAGCCTGA
- the clpB gene encoding ATP-dependent chaperone ClpB encodes MDINTFTRKTQEAVSEAQNLAIRSGNQQIDCEHLMHALVAQENGLAGQILRKLGVAPDAYLGAVDAEIARMPSVSGPGARPDQIMVTPRMQKALVAADDMRKRMKDEYVSVEHVFVVLMDEPSSTGVGKVNKQFGLDKNKVLTALEEVRGKQRVTSDNPEATYESLKKYGRDLVEEARSGKLDPVIGRDSEIRRVIRILSRRTKNNPVLIGEAGVGKTAIAEGLAQRIVKGDVPEGLKDKTVFSLDMSALIAGAKYRGEFEERLKAVLKEVAESAGQIIMFIDELHTIVGAGKTDGAMDASNILKPMLARGELHCIGATTLDEYRKYIEKDPALERRFQTVLVEEPSVEDTISILRGLRERFEVHHGVRIADGAIVEAAVLSSRYITDRQLPDKAIDLIDEAAALIRTEIDSQPFELDTVNRQVMQLEIEREALKRESDKASRERLADLEKKLAELKESQAAMLAQWENEKSSIERLRAIKGEIEATRREIDEAKRIPDYNRAAELEYGKLPQLEKELADRNESLAEGDAPRMVKEEVGPDDIALVISKWTGIPVTRLMEGEREKLLRLADTLHERVIGQDQAVQAVADAVLRARAGLKDPTRPIGSFIFLGPTGVGKTELCKTLAAALFDTEDNMIRIDMSEYMEKHTVARLIGAPPGYVGYDEGGQLTEAVRRKPYSVILFDEIEKAHHDVFNVLLQILDDGRLTDSHGRTVDFKNTIVIMTSNLGAEFMLDGIDDSGEFKPGVEDQVREVLRRHFRPEFLNRVDETVLFRPLTQDQLIGIIDLLVSGLRSRLEDRNIGLALTDRAKAFIAESAYDPSFGARPLHRYLKHNLETPLAKRLIAGDLSDGDTVTVDESGGELVFA; translated from the coding sequence ATGGATATCAACACGTTTACTCGTAAAACACAGGAAGCCGTGTCCGAAGCCCAGAATCTGGCCATTCGGAGCGGGAACCAGCAAATAGACTGCGAACATCTCATGCACGCCCTGGTGGCGCAGGAGAACGGCCTTGCGGGCCAGATCCTGCGCAAGCTCGGCGTGGCCCCGGACGCCTATCTCGGCGCCGTGGATGCCGAGATCGCAAGGATGCCGTCAGTGAGCGGCCCGGGCGCGCGCCCGGATCAGATCATGGTCACGCCGCGTATGCAGAAGGCCCTTGTGGCCGCCGACGACATGCGCAAACGCATGAAGGACGAGTATGTCTCCGTGGAGCACGTTTTCGTGGTCCTCATGGACGAGCCGTCCAGCACCGGCGTGGGCAAGGTCAACAAGCAGTTCGGCCTGGACAAGAACAAGGTCCTGACCGCGCTTGAGGAAGTGCGCGGCAAGCAGCGCGTGACCTCGGACAACCCCGAGGCTACCTACGAATCGCTCAAGAAGTACGGCCGCGACCTGGTGGAGGAGGCCCGTTCGGGCAAGCTCGATCCGGTCATCGGCCGCGACAGCGAGATTCGCCGCGTCATCCGCATCCTTTCCCGAAGGACCAAGAACAATCCGGTGCTCATCGGTGAGGCGGGCGTCGGCAAGACCGCCATCGCCGAAGGCTTGGCCCAGCGTATCGTCAAGGGCGACGTGCCCGAGGGATTGAAGGACAAGACCGTCTTCTCCCTCGATATGTCCGCGTTGATCGCCGGAGCCAAGTACCGCGGCGAGTTCGAGGAGCGGCTCAAGGCCGTGCTCAAGGAAGTGGCCGAGTCCGCCGGACAGATCATCATGTTCATTGATGAGCTGCATACCATCGTGGGCGCGGGCAAGACCGACGGGGCCATGGACGCGAGCAACATCCTGAAGCCCATGCTGGCGCGCGGCGAGCTGCACTGCATCGGCGCGACCACGTTGGACGAATACCGCAAGTACATCGAGAAGGACCCGGCGCTCGAACGCCGTTTCCAGACCGTGCTTGTAGAGGAGCCGTCCGTCGAGGACACCATCTCCATCCTGCGCGGACTGCGCGAGCGGTTCGAAGTGCACCACGGCGTGCGCATCGCCGACGGAGCCATCGTGGAGGCGGCCGTTCTGTCCAGCCGGTACATCACCGACAGGCAGCTTCCGGACAAGGCCATCGACCTTATCGACGAAGCCGCCGCCCTGATTCGGACGGAGATCGATTCCCAGCCCTTCGAGCTGGACACGGTCAATCGGCAGGTCATGCAGCTTGAGATCGAGCGCGAGGCCCTGAAGCGGGAGTCCGACAAGGCGTCCCGCGAGCGGCTGGCCGATCTGGAGAAGAAGCTGGCCGAACTCAAGGAATCCCAGGCCGCCATGCTTGCCCAGTGGGAGAACGAGAAGTCTTCCATCGAGCGGTTGCGCGCCATCAAGGGCGAGATCGAGGCCACCCGCCGCGAGATCGACGAAGCCAAGCGGATTCCGGATTACAACCGGGCCGCCGAGCTGGAATACGGCAAGCTGCCCCAGTTGGAGAAGGAACTGGCCGACCGCAACGAGTCCCTGGCCGAGGGCGACGCCCCGCGCATGGTCAAGGAAGAGGTCGGCCCGGACGATATCGCCCTGGTTATCTCCAAGTGGACCGGCATCCCGGTCACGAGGCTTATGGAAGGGGAGCGCGAGAAGCTGCTTCGGCTGGCCGACACCCTGCACGAGCGGGTCATAGGCCAGGACCAGGCCGTCCAGGCCGTTGCCGACGCCGTGCTCCGCGCCCGCGCCGGGCTCAAGGACCCGACCAGGCCCATCGGCTCGTTCATCTTCCTCGGCCCCACGGGCGTGGGCAAGACCGAGCTTTGCAAGACCCTGGCCGCGGCTTTGTTCGATACCGAGGACAACATGATCCGTATCGACATGTCCGAGTACATGGAGAAGCATACCGTGGCGCGGCTCATCGGCGCGCCTCCGGGCTATGTGGGCTATGACGAGGGCGGCCAATTGACCGAGGCCGTGCGCCGCAAGCCGTACTCGGTCATCCTGTTCGACGAAATCGAGAAGGCGCACCATGACGTGTTCAACGTGCTCCTCCAGATTCTGGACGACGGGCGGCTGACGGATTCCCATGGCCGGACCGTGGACTTCAAGAACACCATCGTCATCATGACCTCCAACCTCGGGGCCGAGTTCATGCTCGACGGCATCGACGATTCCGGCGAATTCAAGCCCGGGGTGGAAGACCAGGTGCGTGAGGTGTTGCGCCGCCACTTCAGGCCCGAGTTCCTGAACCGTGTCGACGAGACCGTGCTCTTCCGGCCGTTGACCCAGGATCAGCTCATCGGCATCATCGACCTGCTCGTGAGCGGCCTGCGTTCCAGGCTTGAGGACCGCAACATAGGGCTGGCCCTGACCGACCGGGCCAAGGCGTTCATCGCCGAGTCGGCCTACGACCCGTCCTTCGGCGCGCGGCCTCTGCACCGCTACCTGAAGCACAACCTGGAGACGCCTCTGGCCAAGCGGCTCATCGCGGGCGATCTGTCCGACGGCGATACCGTCACCGTGGACGAGAGCGGCGGGGAGCTTGTCTTCGCATAG
- a CDS encoding chaperone modulator CbpM, with amino-acid sequence MTTKRLQEMMMHLPGLNLPERSEYVAWAQLVQLTAIQPAEVSELVDLGWISPKKTGAEEYLFRLKDVYRIHKLMRLVRDLEVSVYGGSIIVDLLERVEELETEVEELRRFV; translated from the coding sequence ATGACCACGAAAAGATTGCAGGAAATGATGATGCATCTGCCGGGCCTTAATCTGCCCGAACGCAGTGAGTACGTGGCCTGGGCGCAGTTGGTCCAGTTGACCGCCATCCAGCCCGCCGAAGTGAGCGAGCTGGTCGATCTCGGCTGGATCAGCCCCAAGAAGACCGGGGCCGAGGAATACCTGTTCCGGCTCAAGGACGTGTATCGCATCCACAAGCTCATGCGTCTGGTCCGCGACCTTGAAGTCTCGGTCTATGGCGGGTCCATCATCGTCGATCTGCTCGAACGGGTTGAAGAGCTCGAAACCGAAGTCGAGGAATTGAGAAGGTTCGTCTGA
- a CDS encoding multidrug effflux MFS transporter, with the protein MPNLILLSLLAAFPPLSTDMYLPAIPTLQALWGITYATANLSMVLFMGVFSIFLLIHGPLSDRFGRKPVLVGGLLLFIVASFGCALAPSIGFLLAFRCLQAAGAAAGASLALALSKDLYDGAQRQKILAYIGVIMALAPMMAPSIGGLMLKFASWRWIFIVQVGMALIGLYGVLRLKEPLTEFTRGGFLAVAGRYRLVLRNLPFTVLATGFALMSLPHFAFIGGSADMYINELGLSEQAFGIYFGANAVGFMLGSFICTRLVGTYKPLSMLYATFAFLFASTVLMFVLGGRTPLTLALPMFCMSLSVGFSRPISNSMILDQVDTDVGAASGILTFEIFFIAALSMQFISMDWSHKPYVLGVLGVFGTLIPLAALVAVRKRCRFN; encoded by the coding sequence ATGCCGAACCTGATTCTGTTGTCTTTGCTGGCGGCCTTTCCGCCGCTGTCCACCGATATGTATCTGCCCGCCATTCCCACATTGCAGGCATTGTGGGGCATCACCTATGCCACGGCCAACCTGTCCATGGTCCTGTTCATGGGCGTGTTCAGCATCTTCCTGCTCATACACGGCCCCCTGTCCGACCGTTTCGGGCGCAAGCCCGTGCTCGTCGGCGGGCTGCTCCTGTTCATAGTTGCCTCCTTCGGCTGCGCCCTGGCTCCCTCCATCGGCTTTCTGCTCGCGTTCCGCTGTTTGCAGGCCGCAGGCGCGGCGGCGGGGGCGTCTCTGGCCCTGGCCTTGTCCAAGGATCTCTACGACGGAGCGCAGCGGCAGAAGATTCTGGCCTATATTGGGGTAATCATGGCCCTGGCCCCCATGATGGCTCCGTCCATCGGCGGGCTGATGCTCAAATTCGCTTCCTGGCGTTGGATTTTCATTGTTCAGGTCGGTATGGCCCTGATCGGCCTGTACGGGGTGCTTCGTCTCAAGGAGCCGCTCACCGAGTTTACGCGCGGCGGTTTTCTGGCCGTGGCCGGACGGTATCGCCTGGTGTTGCGGAACCTGCCGTTCACGGTCCTGGCGACCGGGTTCGCCCTCATGTCCCTGCCCCATTTCGCCTTCATCGGCGGTTCGGCGGACATGTACATCAACGAGCTGGGGTTGTCGGAGCAGGCATTCGGCATCTATTTCGGGGCCAACGCCGTGGGCTTCATGCTCGGGTCCTTCATCTGCACCCGGCTGGTCGGCACTTACAAGCCGTTGAGTATGCTCTACGCGACCTTCGCTTTTCTTTTCGCGTCCACCGTCCTGATGTTCGTCCTCGGCGGGCGCACTCCCTTGACCCTGGCCCTGCCCATGTTCTGCATGTCCCTCAGCGTGGGGTTTTCCCGGCCCATCTCCAACTCCATGATTCTCGACCAGGTGGATACGGACGTCGGCGCGGCCTCGGGAATCCTGACTTTCGAGATATTTTTCATCGCGGCCCTGTCCATGCAGTTCATTTCCATGGATTGGAGCCACAAGCCATACGTGCTCGGCGTACTCGGCGTGTTCGGCACCCTGATCCCGTTGGCGGCCCTGGTGGCCGTCAGGAAGCGGTGCCGATTTAATTAG